Proteins co-encoded in one Paracoccus aestuarii genomic window:
- a CDS encoding substrate-binding domain-containing protein: MKILGLGATALSVVALTATGAFAQSRDQVQVAGSSTVLPYSTIVAELFGENTDFATPVIESGGSSTGLRRFCEGVGPNTIDIANSSRSIRETERAECAANGVTDIMEVRFGYDGIVFASAVDGNEFALEPADVFNALAARRVVDGAVVDNTAANWSEVNGDLPDQEILVFVPGTRHGTREVFEEKVIMQGCADSGAKEVFEAELSEDDAKEACVRLRTDGRSIDIDGDYTETLSRIGSSPNGIGVFGLSFYENNTNTLQVATINGVVPSTETIASGEYPVSRPIFFYVKKAHIGVIPGVKEFAEFFVSDVIAGPNGPLASYGLVSDPELASVQQAVADETVMQ; encoded by the coding sequence ATGAAGATCCTCGGCCTTGGCGCAACCGCGCTGTCCGTCGTCGCCCTGACCGCGACCGGTGCCTTCGCGCAGTCGCGCGACCAGGTTCAGGTTGCCGGCTCGTCCACGGTTCTGCCCTATTCGACCATCGTGGCCGAACTGTTCGGCGAGAACACCGACTTCGCCACCCCGGTCATCGAATCGGGCGGGTCCTCGACCGGTCTGCGCCGCTTCTGCGAAGGCGTCGGCCCGAACACCATCGACATCGCCAATTCCAGCCGCTCGATCCGCGAGACCGAGCGCGCCGAATGCGCCGCCAATGGCGTGACCGACATCATGGAAGTCCGCTTCGGCTATGACGGCATCGTCTTCGCCTCGGCCGTGGACGGCAACGAATTCGCGCTGGAGCCGGCGGACGTGTTCAACGCCCTGGCCGCCCGCCGCGTCGTGGATGGCGCGGTCGTCGACAACACCGCCGCCAACTGGTCCGAGGTCAATGGCGACCTGCCCGATCAGGAGATCCTGGTCTTCGTGCCCGGCACCCGTCACGGCACCCGCGAGGTCTTCGAGGAGAAGGTCATCATGCAGGGCTGCGCGGATTCGGGCGCCAAGGAGGTCTTCGAGGCCGAGCTGAGCGAGGATGACGCAAAGGAAGCCTGCGTCCGCCTGCGCACCGACGGCCGCTCGATCGACATCGACGGCGACTATACCGAGACCCTGAGCCGCATCGGCAGCTCGCCCAACGGCATCGGCGTGTTCGGCCTGTCCTTCTACGAGAACAACACCAACACCCTGCAGGTCGCGACCATCAACGGCGTCGTGCCCAGCACCGAGACCATCGCATCGGGCGAATACCCCGTGTCGCGCCCGATCTTCTTCTACGTCAAGAAGGCGCATATCGGCGTCATCCCGGGCGTGAAGGAATTCGCGGAATTCTTCGTCTCGGACGTCATCGCCGGCCCGAACGGCCCGCTGGCCTCCTATGGCCTGGTCTCGGACCCCGAGCTGGCCTCGGTCCAGCAGGCGGTCGCCGACGAAACCGTCATGCAGTGA